ATCAAATCCGCTCTTGGTCAGCTCTAAACCAGAACAAGCTCAACCAAAGAAGAATCCGACCACTCCCGCACCCAGCAACATATAGAAAGGATTGATCTTGAAACGCATGTAGATCGTAAAACACAGCAAAAACACTCCCACCGAAAAGACATCGCCAAAGCTGCTTTGTCCGATCAGGATCATCGCCGCGCCGATCAATCCCAGGCTCAGCCAGCGCAGTTTCTGCATCACGTTCTTGAACCAGGGCTGATGTTTCAACTTCATGTAGGTCAAGGTGATAGCCAGCATGATCACCAGCGAGGGCAAGATCAGCGAAAAGGTGCAAACAACACTGCCGAGGATTCCGCCTTTTTGAAAACCGATGAAGGTGGCGGCATTGATCGCGATCGGTCCCGGAGTCATTTGCGAGATCGCGACGATGTCTGTGAATTCCGCTTGTGTGAGCCAGCCGTGCTTGATCACTGTTTCCTGTTGGATCATCGCCAAAATCGCGTAGCCCCCGCCGAAGCTGAACAATCCTATCTTCATGAAACTGAATATCATAGCCAACGGGATCATGCTTTTCTCCGCTGCCTGCGCAAGCTTTGCAGCACCGCAAAGAGGATCGTTAAAGCGATCAGATAGACGGGGCTGATAAAAAATATCGCCACCAACGCGGCAGAGAGCAGCGGAAACCAGAAATTGCCGGCATTGATCCCCGCCTTTTTCGTCATTTGGATCAGAGGAACGGCGATCAAAGCCACCACAGCAGGTCTCAAGGCATGAAACACCCGCTGTATCGCATCCAAATGCGCATAACGCGTAAATACGGAAGCGATTAGAATAATGCTGATCGTCGAGGGCAATAAAGTTCCCAAGACCGCCATCGCCATTCCGTTTCTGCCCCGGATCTGAATACCGAGATAGACTGCCAGGTTGACCGCGAGCGGACCGGGACAGGATTGCGCTGCCGCAAGACCGTCCAGAAATTCATCGTCACTAATCCACCGGCGCTTGAAACAGACTTCGTCGCGGATCAGAGGGATCATCGCATAGGCTCCGCCGATTGTGAGTGCCCCGATTTTGAAGAAGGTTTTGAATATCTGCCAGAGCATGCCTAATCCGCTATGACGTCAGATTCGATCAATGCCATCAGTTCCTCTACCAGTCTGTCCTCCGGCACTTTTTTGACGATCTTGCCGTGCGCAAAAAGCAAGCCTTCTCCATCTCCACCGGCGATGCCATAATCCGCTTCGCGCGCCTCTCCGGGTCCGTTCACTGCGCAGCCCATAACCGCAACGGTGATAGGCAGATCGGCATATTTCTGCAATGCTGTTTCCACCTTTTCGGTTAAAGCGATCAGATCGATGCGGGTGCGTCCGCAAGTGGGACAGGAGATGATATTGAGTCCTTTGCGAAGCTCCAACGCCTTCAGAATCTCTTTTGCCACAATCACTTCCTGCACCGGATCGGAGGTCAGGGACACGCGGATCGTATCCCCGATCCCTTCGGCAAGCAGGATTCCCAACGCGAGGGAGGATTTGACGCTGCCGGAAAGCAAAGTGCCGGATTCAGTGATGCCAAGATGCAGCGGATAATCGCACTTGGCGCTCAAAAGACGGTAGCTTTCCAGCATCAAGGGCACGTGTGAAGCCTTGACGGAGATCTTGATGCGGTCATAATTCAGGTCTTCAAGGATGCGAACGTGCCGCAGCGCCGCCTCAACCATCGCATTCGCAGTAAGTCCATATTTATCAAGTAGATCGCGAGGTAAAGAACCACTGTTGACGCCAATGCGGATTGGAACGCCGCGATCCTTGGCTGCCGCCACAAGAGTTTCCACGTGATTGCGCTTTTCAATGTTTCCAGGGTTGATGCGCAAGCCGTCGATGCCGCCATCCATTGCCGCCAAAGCCAAACGGTGGTCAAAATGGATATCCGCCACCATCGGCATGGAACTGATCCTCTTCAATATCGGAATCGCGGCAGCATCGTCAAGATCAACCACACTGAACCGTATGATATCGCAACCCGCTGTCTGAAGACGAATTAGTTGCTGCCGAGCTTCGCCGATATCGGATGTTCGCACCGAAAGCATACTCTGAATGCTGATCGGAGCGTCTCCTCCGATGAGAATGCCGCCAAGGCTGATCTGACGTGTTTTTCTACGCTTTATATCACTCATGTTCCAAGCGGATAGAATTGTCAAAATCTGTCAATTCTTTTCAATCGATGTTTTCGCTGTAGCGCAGGATGCCGATCCTGCGAAGGAAAACCCCTATCAACATACCATCAAATTCGCAGCATGCGGACAGCATTTACCGGTTCGCAGCATCGGCATGCTGCGCTACATTTTGCACCCCAAAAATTCGTTTCTTCCCCCTTTGCATTACGGAATCAATACGGACTCATTACGGACTAAGTCCGTATTGACTCCGTAATGCTCACGAGGAAGGATATGAATCGAACGGCTAAGAATTTGAAATTAATAGCAGTTGGATGATAATGGCAGGTTTCCGGAATTGATCCAGCTTCTGATCAATATTTTCAAGCTTGGTCAATCTTGCTTTGGCTTAAGTTAATTCACCATTTGTTTGCGTGAAAACACAAAAATGGCTGCCCCTGCCATACTTGCGAAAGCAGCCAGATAAATGGCAGCGTCGAAGTTACCATACATATCATACAGATAACCGCCGGTCGCGGGACCAAATATTCCACCGATGGCGTATCCCACAAACACGTATGGATATACGGCTAACAGATTGTCCATGCCAAATACCTTGGCTGTTTTTTTGGCAAAAAGCACGAAGTTTCCACCAAACCCAAAACCAACCAATAAAGAAAGCATTAGATAGGTTTCGGAAGTTATCGCCACATAATTGAGCAAATAAATCGCTATTCCCTGGAGAGCAAGTGAGAAAAATATGGTTAGATTTGCCCCAAGATGATCGCTAATGCCTCCCCATGAAATCCTGCCAAGAAAATTGGCTATTGCCAGGATGGATACTCCCATAATCAAAGTATTGTTGGGGACATTGTGGACTGCACCAATCGATCTGAGATTTCCGATGATCAGCAAACCTGCAAAAGTGCCTAAGAAAATCCCGATCAAGAGCTTGTAGAAAGCTTTGTTATTGATTAGATTCCGAAATTTGACTTTGTCGGATAGCGAGATGGAATCAGGAGATTTTACCATAAAAGACATTGTCAGCAGCAGCAATCCATACACCACCCCGAGTACTTTAAAAATCTCAAGGACATGATAGCCTTGCAGGAGCAATTTATTGGCAAAATAAGATAGAATTAGGGCGGCGAAACCAAACCCCGCGGTAACAATACCGGTTATCGATCCGCTTTTTTCAGGGAACCACCTTGCCGGAGTCGTGATTGATACCAGATAGCCAAAACCGGTTCCAATGCCACCCAAAACTCCAATCCCCATCAGCACCAATAAAAAGCTACCCTGCGAAAAACCGGCTATAATGTATCCGCAGCTATAGAACAGCGCGGAAATTGTGATGAGTTGGCGGGGAGACAGCTTTTCCGCCAGCTTGGCGACAAATATCATACTGACCGGAAATACGCAGATAAGAGTGCCAAATATAAGCTGCGCTTGGGCATTGGTAAATCCCACGCTGATACGAAGCTCATGGGCAAAAACGCTCCATGCGTAAACGCCGCCAAGACATAGCATAACCACAAAGCAAGCGCATGTTGAGATGTATTTATTCATCGGTGATTTCATCATTTCAGCTCAAATGCAGTTCATTGGTGACAATAATCGCGCTACCTTGGATTTTCTAGTGTCTTTTGTCCGGATACTACAATAGAATCTTCAGCCACGATGCACCGAACCCCAGGCTCCCTTTCGCAAAGCGGTGCAATGATAGTTTCTTTGCTGTGTCTGGAAGCTATTACAAGTGTTCCACCATTGAAAAATCCGTCTTTGCCTGATCTGTCAATCGCACTTGCTGCATCAATAACTTGTTTTTCAAGGTATTTCTTGTAATTGATTATTTTCTCTCTGATTTCAGGATTACCTACAGAAACTATTTGTGCCGCTAAAATTCCAGCATTCTTGCTTCCGTTTAAGGCTACCGTCGCCACCGGCACTCCATTCGGCATCTGGAGAATGGATAGCACTGAATCCCAGCCGTCTATGGAGTTTGAGGACTTGATGGGTACTCCGATCACCGGTAAAGGAGAAATCGCAGCCACCATGCCCGGTAAATGAGCTGCACCGCCGGCGCCGGCAATAATAACCTGGATATCGCGTTTGTGAGCATTTGCGGCATAATGAAACAGCTTTTGAGGAGTTCGATGCGCAGACACGATGTCTATTTCATAGCCTATATCGAAAAAATCCAATATTTCTGCAGCCTGCTTCATTATGGGCATATCCGAGTTTGATCCCATGATAATACTTACGCATAGTTTTTTCATGATTGCACCTTGATGAGTTTTTTGACTGTCAGGGCTTTTTGCAGGGCATCCTCCAAGCTTGTTGACAGTATCGTTACATGCCCCATTTTACGATTGTAGCTCGTAATTTGTTTTCCGTAGAGGTGGATTTTTACACCCTCTATCGCCAAGCTTTCGGCTATTCCCCGATACACTACAGGTCCTGTAAATCCTTTTTCTCCCAATAAGTTTAGCATCACAGAGGGCATAATTACACTTGTGCTGCCAAGCGGAAGATTGAATATCGCCCTGAGGTGTTGCTCAAATTGAGATGTAGCCACACTTTCAATGGTATGGTGTCCGCTGTTGTGGGGACGGGGAGATACTTCGTTCACATAGATATCGTCATGCTGGTCGATAAATAGCTCGACCGCCAATAACCCTTCCATATTCAATTTCTTGATCACTTCCAAAGCTATCGATTCTGCCTTTTTTGCTAAGGTTGGACTGAATCTCGCCGGGCAGAGTAATTTCTCCACAAGATTTGCCTCTTGCTCTATAATCAATTCCACAGCGGGGAAACAACGGATTTCTCCTTGTCTATTTCTGGCGGCTATCACCGATATTTCTTTGGAGACGTCGATTTTGCTTTCGATTACGGAATCACAATCCATAATATCTTTCAGCTCATTTTCCGCATTGATAATCACTACTCCCCGTCCGTCATAACCCCCTTTCCGAGCTTTCTGTACAAAAGGATAGCGGATTCGATTACAAGCTATGGCTTCAATGATCTCCGCCTTGGATTTGCACAATTGAAACGGAGATGTGATGATCTCATGATCAGCAAAAAACTGCTTTTGAGTGCCTTTATCTTGGATAATTTCGAGAACCGATGGGTCTGGGACTATCTGAACGCCTTCCGATTTCAGTTTTAACAAGGCACCAATGTTTACGCTCTCAATCTCGAATGTCAACAAATCAACCTGTTTCCCAAAATCATACACTGCTGCATAGTCACGATGGTCGCCTTGAATAAAAACCGAGGCAACACCGCTTGCCGGACAATTCTGCTCATTATCGAGGACAAAAGTGACTATATCCCATTTACTGGCTTCTTGAACCAGCATTTTTGCCAGTTGTCCACCGGCTATAATTCCTAACTTTAAACTATTTAACATGGGCAATCCTTTAACTTCTCTGATTTTGAATGCGCACCCCCCCGACTACCAAAAATCTGTATCCTATTATATTGTCAATGCATTTTGTGGCCTGCATACCCCGATTTCTGCAGGTAAGCTCCGCCAAATGCAGGCAGAAAAACCAACTCAACGTGCTTTTACATCGATCCGGCGCGGAATCATACCTCATGGATAAAGAGGCTATCGTCCAGAAGTGAATGCGATGCAAGCAATCCGGCTTCCCTTGAGAAAACCCAGGCTCCGCCACAATAGGCATCGTGCCCGTCTCTGAACATCGCTTGGATGGCGTTGACGGAGAGCACCAAACCGCCAAGCTTTGTCCATTCATCTGTGTAATAGGGTAGCTCCCAGGCATCCCACTTTGGTTGAGTTTCATCTGAGACGGGATAGCTGCGAGCCATGATGTGAAGGGACAAATCCGGTTTTTCAGCGTTGACCTGATCCGTAATCGAAGCATCGAAAAGGTCTCCACAGACGATCAGGGTCGTCTTGCCAAACTTCGTGTCCGCATACTCGACAGTGTCTCCACATGGATTGAATTCTTCGCTCATCCCGGGCAGGAGCCATCCGGGACTGATTCTGCGATAATGAATGACGATATCGCCTTTGTCGTCAATCAAAACCGCGCTGTCATAGACCTTCCCATCCGTAAGCTCCAGGAAACCAAAACAAATATGGATGCTTAGTTTTTGTGCCATATTCCGTAATGATTGGATTTCACGGGAATTGATAGCGAGGCTGAGTTTGGTATCTTTTTCCGGCACACCGGTGATGTCCAGACCGCTCAAACAGGCTTCGGGGAATACGATCAGCTCGCACCCCAGACTCACAGCCTGGACGATCTTTTCCTGCATCACCCCAAGCGCTTTGCGGATTGTCGAGTAAATAGGAAACACGCACAGAGCGACTTTCATGCCCGATCCCTATGGATGATCAGCTCCAGTATTTCCGATCCAGGGTGCGGTATTGGATCGCTTCGGAGATGTGTTGGCAATAACCATATTTAAACTTATTGACCTGAGGGTTAATTTAAGAATATCCATATATACCTTTGGGGTGCGTAAGATACAATTTGGGAATCTATATGTCGAGTTGTGGCTAATTTTTCGAAATAAGGGAATCTATATGTTGACTTCATGCGCCTATCTCATAATATGGGAAACTATGTTATGACTTTCATCAGAAAACGCTTACATACTTTTCAAATATAAACACACGATTTCTGGCATAACCGGTAATCTCACGAAGAATTCCAATTTCAACCAATCTGCTAATCAGATGATTTACAGATGCATAGTTCAGGTTCAGCAACAACTTGGCATTTTTTACGGTGATGATAGGAGACTGATACATGTGGATAATCAGTTTTCTGGCATGAGAAGCTTGTCTCCCAAGTGTCACAATCTCATTTTCCGTGTTTCTATGAAGCTCGAGGATTCTGTTAAAAGTGGTCTTCCCTTTTTCTGCCGTAACGATCACAGACTGTAAAAAGAACCTAACCCAGTGCCCCAGATCATGAGATTCCCTGACCCTTGTTAGCGCATCGTAATATGCTCCTCTATGACTGTCAAAATAATCCGAGATATATAATGTAGGTTTATTCAAAAGCCTGTTGCGAACCAGATAAAGAGTAATGAGCAGCCTGCCGATGCGGCCATTCCCGTCCAAAAACGGGTGTATGGTCTCAAACTGATAATGCATAATCGCGCATTTGATCAAGTGAGGAGTATTTATGTTTACATTATGCAGAAAACTCTCAAAATCGCCCAACATATCTGGCATATCTTCGATATGCGGTGGTATGAAAGCTGCGTCAGAAAGCGATGAACCACCAATCCAGTTCTGGCTTCTACGAAACTCGCCTGGTGTTTTATTCTCTCCCCGAACACTGTGCATTAATATCGAGTGAGTTTCCCTGATCAATCTTAGAGATAAAGGTAGTGTGTCCAATTTCTCAATAGCGAAATTAATTGCATTAACATAATTTTGAACCTCAATCCAGTCGTCCCTTTTTTCCGGCAACACCAAATCCTCATCCAAGATAACGTCTTCAATTTCCGTATTTGTCCCCTCAATGCGGCTGGATGTGTTTGCCTCTTTCAGAATATGCATCTGTATAAATAGATTAACATTGGGCACGATCAGCGAGAAAGCGTTCAATTCTCCCAAAGATTGGGTTGCTTGTTCCAGCAACACGTTGACGCGTGGATCCTCCCAAGTCCATACTTGATTGATCTTGGCAGGCAGGAAACTACTGTATTGATACTGTTTCTTGTAAACTCCCGATTTGAATTCTTCAAACTTCATGATCCCTCCCTCAGCTCCAATATTTCCGATCCAGGGTGCGGTATTGGATCGCTTCGGAGATGTGTTCGCTGCGGATATCGGCACATCCTTCGAGATCGGCGATGGTGCGCGAAACCTTGAGGATGCGGTCAAAGACCCTCGCGGAATAGCCCATTTTGTCGATGGCGTTTTGCATGAGGCGGTGGCTTTCCTCGTCCAATTTGCAGTATTTGCGCAGCAACTTTGACCCCATCTGGGAATTACAGTAGATGCCATCCGCTTGATAGCGTTGCATTTGGATGCCCCTTGCCTTGTTCACGCGGCTGCGGATCTCATTGGATTTGTCACCAGAGGGAAGGGAAGTGAGGTCTGAATAGCTGACGGTGGGGACTTCCACGTGGATATCGATGCGATCCAGAAGGGGTCCTGATATTCTGTTGCGATAGCGTTGGATGACGCCAAATTCGCAATTGCAGGAATGGTTGGGGATGTTTGATCCATAATAGCCGCAGGGACATGGATTCATCGATGCAATGAGCATAAACTCCGCGGGAAAGGTCAAACTGGAAGCGGCGCGGGAAATGGTGACCACTCCGTCTTCGAGGGGTTGACGCAACACTTCCAGCACTGCGCGTTTAAATTCCGGCAATTCGTCCAAAAAGAGAACGCCGCGGTGGGAAAGAGACACTTCTCCCGGACGGGGAAAGGCGCCGCCGCCGATTAACGCAATATCTGAAATAGTATGATGCGGGGAAC
This portion of the Candidatus Cloacimonadaceae bacterium genome encodes:
- a CDS encoding chromate transporter; translation: MIPLAMIFSFMKIGLFSFGGGYAILAMIQQETVIKHGWLTQAEFTDIVAISQMTPGPIAINAATFIGFQKGGILGSVVCTFSLILPSLVIMLAITLTYMKLKHQPWFKNVMQKLRWLSLGLIGAAMILIGQSSFGDVFSVGVFLLCFTIYMRFKINPFYMLLGAGVVGFFFG
- a CDS encoding chromate transporter, translated to MLWQIFKTFFKIGALTIGGAYAMIPLIRDEVCFKRRWISDDEFLDGLAAAQSCPGPLAVNLAVYLGIQIRGRNGMAMAVLGTLLPSTISIILIASVFTRYAHLDAIQRVFHALRPAVVALIAVPLIQMTKKAGINAGNFWFPLLSAALVAIFFISPVYLIALTILFAVLQSLRRQRRKA
- the ispG gene encoding flavodoxin-dependent (E)-4-hydroxy-3-methylbut-2-enyl-diphosphate synthase, which translates into the protein MSDIKRRKTRQISLGGILIGGDAPISIQSMLSVRTSDIGEARQQLIRLQTAGCDIIRFSVVDLDDAAAIPILKRISSMPMVADIHFDHRLALAAMDGGIDGLRINPGNIEKRNHVETLVAAAKDRGVPIRIGVNSGSLPRDLLDKYGLTANAMVEAALRHVRILEDLNYDRIKISVKASHVPLMLESYRLLSAKCDYPLHLGITESGTLLSGSVKSSLALGILLAEGIGDTIRVSLTSDPVQEVIVAKEILKALELRKGLNIISCPTCGRTRIDLIALTEKVETALQKYADLPITVAVMGCAVNGPGEAREADYGIAGGDGEGLLFAHGKIVKKVPEDRLVEELMALIESDVIAD
- a CDS encoding MFS transporter, whose protein sequence is MNKYISTCACFVVMLCLGGVYAWSVFAHELRISVGFTNAQAQLIFGTLICVFPVSMIFVAKLAEKLSPRQLITISALFYSCGYIIAGFSQGSFLLVLMGIGVLGGIGTGFGYLVSITTPARWFPEKSGSITGIVTAGFGFAALILSYFANKLLLQGYHVLEIFKVLGVVYGLLLLTMSFMVKSPDSISLSDKVKFRNLINNKAFYKLLIGIFLGTFAGLLIIGNLRSIGAVHNVPNNTLIMGVSILAIANFLGRISWGGISDHLGANLTIFFSLALQGIAIYLLNYVAITSETYLMLSLLVGFGFGGNFVLFAKKTAKVFGMDNLLAVYPYVFVGYAIGGIFGPATGGYLYDMYGNFDAAIYLAAFASMAGAAIFVFSRKQMVN
- the purE gene encoding 5-(carboxyamino)imidazole ribonucleotide mutase, which produces MKKLCVSIIMGSNSDMPIMKQAAEILDFFDIGYEIDIVSAHRTPQKLFHYAANAHKRDIQVIIAGAGGAAHLPGMVAAISPLPVIGVPIKSSNSIDGWDSVLSILQMPNGVPVATVALNGSKNAGILAAQIVSVGNPEIREKIINYKKYLEKQVIDAASAIDRSGKDGFFNGGTLVIASRHSKETIIAPLCEREPGVRCIVAEDSIVVSGQKTLENPR
- a CDS encoding 5-(carboxyamino)imidazole ribonucleotide synthase, whose translation is MLNSLKLGIIAGGQLAKMLVQEASKWDIVTFVLDNEQNCPASGVASVFIQGDHRDYAAVYDFGKQVDLLTFEIESVNIGALLKLKSEGVQIVPDPSVLEIIQDKGTQKQFFADHEIITSPFQLCKSKAEIIEAIACNRIRYPFVQKARKGGYDGRGVVIINAENELKDIMDCDSVIESKIDVSKEISVIAARNRQGEIRCFPAVELIIEQEANLVEKLLCPARFSPTLAKKAESIALEVIKKLNMEGLLAVELFIDQHDDIYVNEVSPRPHNSGHHTIESVATSQFEQHLRAIFNLPLGSTSVIMPSVMLNLLGEKGFTGPVVYRGIAESLAIEGVKIHLYGKQITSYNRKMGHVTILSTSLEDALQKALTVKKLIKVQS
- a CDS encoding carbon-nitrogen hydrolase family protein: MKVALCVFPIYSTIRKALGVMQEKIVQAVSLGCELIVFPEACLSGLDITGVPEKDTKLSLAINSREIQSLRNMAQKLSIHICFGFLELTDGKVYDSAVLIDDKGDIVIHYRRISPGWLLPGMSEEFNPCGDTVEYADTKFGKTTLIVCGDLFDASITDQVNAEKPDLSLHIMARSYPVSDETQPKWDAWELPYYTDEWTKLGGLVLSVNAIQAMFRDGHDAYCGGAWVFSREAGLLASHSLLDDSLFIHEV
- a CDS encoding Fic family protein translates to MKFEEFKSGVYKKQYQYSSFLPAKINQVWTWEDPRVNVLLEQATQSLGELNAFSLIVPNVNLFIQMHILKEANTSSRIEGTNTEIEDVILDEDLVLPEKRDDWIEVQNYVNAINFAIEKLDTLPLSLRLIRETHSILMHSVRGENKTPGEFRRSQNWIGGSSLSDAAFIPPHIEDMPDMLGDFESFLHNVNINTPHLIKCAIMHYQFETIHPFLDGNGRIGRLLITLYLVRNRLLNKPTLYISDYFDSHRGAYYDALTRVRESHDLGHWVRFFLQSVIVTAEKGKTTFNRILELHRNTENEIVTLGRQASHARKLIIHMYQSPIITVKNAKLLLNLNYASVNHLISRLVEIGILREITGYARNRVFIFEKYVSVF